A DNA window from Luteolibacter luteus contains the following coding sequences:
- the asnS gene encoding asparagine--tRNA ligase, which produces MRSLIRDLLLSTATAESIHAAGWVRTRRDSKGFSFLELNDGSCMGNLQVIADAGIPGSEDLAKMSTGASVSVEGKLVASQGGGQAWEVQATSIRLLGEAPDDFPLQKKGHSPEFLRSIAHLRPRTNLYGAMFRVRSRMSHAVHRFFAERHFHYIHTPIITASDCEGAGEMFRVTTLDPVAGKAKSYAEDFFGKAAHLTVSGQLEGELFACALGNIYTFGPTFRAENSNTSRHAAEFWMIEPEMAFCDLQGDMDLAESMVKYLVKEALDGQDGDLSIFEKFVDKGLRERLEFVADNPFERVSYTEAVEILKKSGKSFEYPVEYGLNLQSEHERWLTEEHFKKPTTVFNYPKEIKPFYMRLNDDDKTVTAMDLLVPGIGEIVGGSQREERLDVLIENMERHGLSMEDYAWYVDTRKYGTVPHAGFGMGFERMLMFVTGMQNIRDVIPFARTPGHCEF; this is translated from the coding sequence ATGCGCAGCCTGATCCGCGATCTGCTCCTCTCCACCGCAACTGCCGAGTCGATCCATGCCGCCGGCTGGGTGCGGACTCGCCGGGATTCGAAGGGCTTTTCTTTCCTCGAGCTTAATGACGGCTCCTGCATGGGGAATCTACAGGTGATTGCGGATGCAGGAATCCCAGGATCGGAGGATCTGGCGAAGATGAGCACCGGTGCGTCGGTATCGGTCGAGGGCAAGCTTGTAGCCTCGCAAGGCGGAGGGCAGGCGTGGGAAGTGCAGGCAACATCGATCCGCCTGCTGGGGGAGGCCCCCGACGACTTCCCGTTGCAGAAGAAGGGGCATTCGCCGGAATTCCTTCGCAGCATCGCCCACCTTCGTCCGCGGACGAATCTCTATGGCGCCATGTTCCGTGTGCGTAGCCGCATGAGCCATGCAGTGCACCGCTTCTTCGCGGAACGGCATTTCCATTACATCCACACTCCGATCATCACGGCTAGCGATTGTGAAGGTGCCGGAGAGATGTTCCGCGTGACGACGCTGGATCCGGTCGCGGGAAAGGCGAAGTCGTATGCCGAAGACTTCTTCGGCAAGGCGGCGCATCTCACGGTGTCAGGGCAGCTTGAAGGAGAGCTTTTTGCCTGCGCGTTGGGGAACATTTATACCTTCGGGCCGACCTTCCGCGCTGAGAACTCGAATACCTCACGCCACGCGGCGGAATTCTGGATGATCGAGCCGGAGATGGCTTTCTGCGATCTGCAAGGAGACATGGACTTGGCTGAGTCGATGGTGAAGTATCTCGTCAAAGAGGCGCTTGATGGTCAGGACGGCGACTTGTCGATCTTCGAGAAGTTCGTGGACAAGGGGCTGCGTGAGCGCTTGGAGTTCGTGGCGGATAATCCTTTCGAGCGCGTCTCCTATACGGAAGCAGTGGAGATCCTGAAGAAGTCAGGGAAGAGCTTCGAGTACCCGGTGGAGTATGGCTTGAACCTGCAGAGCGAACATGAACGCTGGCTGACCGAGGAGCACTTCAAGAAGCCGACCACGGTTTTCAACTACCCGAAGGAGATTAAACCCTTCTACATGCGTCTGAATGATGACGACAAGACGGTGACAGCGATGGATCTGTTAGTCCCCGGCATCGGTGAGATCGTTGGCGGCAGCCAGCGCGAGGAGCGATTGGATGTCTTGATCGAAAACATGGAACGCCATGGCCTCTCGATGGAGGACTACGCATGGTATGTGGACACCCGGAAGTACGGGACCGTGCCTCATGCGGGTTTCGGCATGGGCTTCGAGCGGATGCTGATGTTTGTGACCGGCATGCAGAACATCCGGGATGTGATCCCGTTTGCCCGGACGCCTGGTCATTGCGAGTTCTAG
- a CDS encoding Gfo/Idh/MocA family protein, which translates to MTPNPLQADRRAFLKAGTIAAAASSLPSVLHAQGSPNSEIKIALVGCGGRGSGAAAQSLAVPGTKLVAIADAFPDNAQNAANALKQQFGDKVDLPKERIFAGFDAYKGAIDAADVVLLCTPPGFRPAHFEYAVQQGKHVFMEKPVAVDGPGIRKVIEAAKVAEQKKLKVVCGLQRRYQKSYLETLAKIKEGAIGDFVSSQVYWVSGGVWVRDRKEGMSEMEYQMRNWYYFNWICGDHICEQHVHNLDVGNWFKGATPVKAVGMGGRTKRVGKNYGEIYDHFYVEYTYADGSVMNSQSRHWDGVWSKVSETIAGTEGTAYPGMIKDRAGKVVWRFRGQDNNPYETEHEVLYDHIRNDKPINNVQYTAESTLTAILGRMACYTGGEVTWDQALNSTLDTMPKTLAWDANPGPQPGPDGMYPCPIPGGGTFA; encoded by the coding sequence ATGACCCCAAACCCACTTCAAGCCGACCGCCGGGCCTTTTTGAAGGCTGGCACCATCGCCGCTGCCGCCTCGTCGCTGCCCTCGGTCTTGCACGCGCAGGGATCCCCGAATTCGGAGATCAAGATCGCACTTGTAGGCTGTGGCGGCCGCGGGAGCGGTGCGGCCGCCCAATCGTTGGCCGTGCCCGGCACCAAGCTGGTGGCCATCGCGGACGCCTTTCCGGACAATGCGCAGAACGCGGCGAACGCGCTGAAGCAGCAGTTCGGCGACAAGGTGGACCTGCCGAAGGAGCGGATCTTCGCGGGATTCGATGCCTACAAGGGTGCGATTGATGCCGCGGATGTAGTGCTGCTTTGCACGCCTCCGGGTTTCCGTCCCGCTCACTTCGAGTATGCGGTGCAGCAGGGCAAGCACGTCTTCATGGAGAAGCCGGTGGCTGTCGATGGCCCCGGCATCCGCAAGGTGATCGAGGCCGCGAAGGTGGCCGAGCAGAAGAAGCTGAAGGTGGTCTGCGGCCTGCAGCGCCGCTACCAGAAGAGCTATCTGGAGACGCTTGCGAAGATCAAGGAAGGCGCGATCGGTGATTTCGTCTCCTCCCAGGTCTACTGGGTGAGCGGCGGTGTCTGGGTGCGCGATCGCAAGGAAGGCATGAGCGAGATGGAGTACCAGATGCGGAATTGGTACTACTTCAATTGGATCTGCGGCGACCATATCTGCGAGCAGCACGTGCACAACCTGGACGTGGGCAACTGGTTCAAGGGTGCCACTCCCGTGAAGGCGGTGGGCATGGGCGGTCGCACCAAGCGCGTTGGCAAGAACTACGGCGAGATCTACGATCACTTCTACGTGGAGTATACTTACGCCGACGGCTCGGTGATGAACTCGCAGAGCCGCCACTGGGACGGCGTGTGGTCGAAGGTGAGCGAGACAATCGCCGGCACCGAGGGCACGGCCTATCCGGGCATGATCAAGGACAGGGCTGGCAAGGTGGTCTGGCGCTTCCGTGGCCAGGACAACAATCCTTACGAGACCGAGCACGAGGTGCTCTACGATCACATCCGCAACGACAAGCCGATCAACAACGTCCAATACACGGCGGAGAGCACGCTGACCGCGATCCTCGGACGGATGGCTTGCTATACCGGCGGCGAGGTGACCTGGGACCAGGCCTTGAATTCGACCTTGGACACCATGCCGAAGACCTTGGCTTGGGATGCCAACCCGGGGCCGCAGCCGGGTCCGGATGGCATGTATCCTTGCCCGATCCCGGGCGGCGGAACCTTCGCTTGA